In the Geothermobacter hydrogeniphilus genome, CAGGTCTCCATGATGTCGGCCTTGTGGAAGGGCTTGTGGTCGATGCGGGCCTTTTTGCCGAGCGCTTTTTCGATGGCGGCGATGATCTCGGTGAGGGCGATGGGGTTGTTGCCGCCGCCGAGGTTCATCACCTCGTAGCCGACCGGACACATCGCCGCCAGGGTGCCGCGGGCGATGTCGTCGACGTAGGTGAAGTCGCGGCTCTGGCTGCCGTCGCCGAACAGCTCGATGGGGGTGCCCTCGTCGATCCACTTGATGAAGCGGAAGATCGACATGTCGGGCCGCCCGCAGGGGCCGAAGACGGTGAAGTAGCGCACCACCGAGATGTCGAGCCCGTAAAGGTAGTGGTAGCTGTAGGCCATCACCTCGGCGGCCTTCTTGCTGGCCGCGTAGGGGGAGATCGGGGTGTTGACCGGCAGCTCCTCGGTGAAGGGCATCGGCTGCCCGGCGTAGAGCGACGAGGTGCTGGCGAGCACCAGCTTGCCGCAGTCGTGGTCGCGCATGCAGTCGAGCAGGTTGAGGGTGCCCATGGCGTTGGTGGTCATGTAGACCTGCGGATCGATCATGCTGTAGCGCACCCCGGCGCGGGCGGCGAGATTGAGCACGGCGGAGAAGCGGTACTCCTTGAAGAGCGCCTGCAGGGCCTCGGCATCCTCGATGTCGAGCCTGAGGAAACGCAGCGCCCCGACTTCAAAACGGTCAGGCCCGACGTAGCTGTCGGCGGTGGTGCCGGTGAGAGAGAAGCGGTCGAGCAGCTTCGCGTCAGCCCCGGCCTTGCGCGCCAGCTCCCGCAGGCGGAAGGTCTTCAGCCGCAGGTCGTAGTAGCTGTTGAGATTGTCCACCGCCACCACCCGCTG is a window encoding:
- a CDS encoding NAD-dependent epimerase/dehydratase family protein, which gives rise to MTDNPQQTILVTGAAGFIASRCAEMLLEQGQRVVAVDNLNSYYDLRLKTFRLRELARKAGADAKLLDRFSLTGTTADSYVGPDRFEVGALRFLRLDIEDAEALQALFKEYRFSAVLNLAARAGVRYSMIDPQVYMTTNAMGTLNLLDCMRDHDCGKLVLASTSSLYAGQPMPFTEELPVNTPISPYAASKKAAEVMAYSYHYLYGLDISVVRYFTVFGPCGRPDMSIFRFIKWIDEGTPIELFGDGSQSRDFTYVDDIARGTLAAMCPVGYEVMNLGGGNNPIALTEIIAAIEKALGKKARIDHKPFHKADIMETWADISKADRLLDWQPRISPFEGLQQTIDWYLENRDWLKDVEL